Genomic segment of Thiomonas sp. FB-Cd:
CTGGCCACCTGCGCGCCATAGCCATTGAACATTTGCGTTGGAATGCGCGGCGCGAACAACCCTCCAAATGCGCCTTGGCCGATGCGGCGCTCGTTGGCCTGGCTCCAGTTCTGCGGACTGACGTCGGGGTTGACGTTGGAATAAAAGCCGTACCACTGTGGCACGGCCCGCATCCACGAGGTGACCGGCTGCTTTTCCACAAGGCGGATCCTGACGATTGATTTGCCCCCCTTGAATCCATATTTCCAGGGAATGACCATGCGCATGGGAGCCCCGTCCTGGTTGGGCAGCACCTCACCGTACAGGCCGAAGGTCAGGAGCGTGAGCGGGTGCATGGCTTCATCCATGCGCAGGCCCTCGAGGTAGGGCCATTGCAGCACGGGATCATTCTGGCCGGGCATCTCGGCCCGGTTCAGCAAGGTGATGTATTCGACATATTTGGCGTTGCCCGTCGGCTCGACCGCCTTGAGCAGGGTCGCCAGCGGATAGCCGATCCACGGAATCACCATGGACCATCCCTCAACGCACCGGTGGCGATAAATGCGCTCCTGCATTGGGGCGAGTTTGAGCAAGTCCTCGATGCCAAAGGTGCGCGGCTTGTGCACCGCGCCCTCCACCACCACGGTCCATGGCCTCGTCTGCAGGCTGCCGGCGTACTTGGCTGGGTCACTCTTGCTGGTGCCAAACTCGTAGAAATTGTTGTAGGTCGTCACATCCTTGTAGGGCGTCAGCGGCTCCGATGTGGAAAAGGCGGCATTGCGGGTCGCCGGCAGCGTGGGCAGCGCGCCGGGGCGAGCCGCCTCGGCAGGCAAGGCATGCGCGCGCTGTGCTGCCACCGCGGCCACGGCAGCTGCTGCGCCCACGCCGGCCATGGCAAGGAGGCGTCGTCGATCGTGATACACCTCGCGCGGCGTGATCTCGGATGGGACCCCATGCTCGAAACCATCATCTTGTCGCTTGTTCATGACAAACTCCGGGAAATGTGCAATCGATTCGTGCTTGGATGGATGTTGCGTCGTCCATCGCGCACGCCCTGGCCTTCACATTTGCGTTAACAACGATGCTTAGTCGGCCCACGAACCGAAACCTTACATGCGGATTCGCAACCCTGTTGAACGGGCGGCTAATCACCCCCGTGTGCGGGGTCATCAACATGCAAAACGGGCCCCGAAGGGCCCGTTTTCATGCAAGGATCATGGCCGGCTTAAAGCTTGCCATAGGAATGCAAACCGGAAAGGAACATGTTGACGCCGAGGAAGGCGAAGGTCGTCACCAGCAGCCCGGTGAGCGCCCACCACGCCGCCACTTGCCCGCGCAAACCCTTCATCAGGCGCATGTGCAGCCAGGCTGCGTAGTTCAACCACACGATCAGCGCCCAGGTTTCCTTCGGATCCCAGCTCCAGTATCCACCCCAGGCCTCGGCAGCCCACATCGCGCCGAGGATCGTGGCGATGGTGAAGAAGGTGAAACCGATGGCGATGGATTTGTAGATGACGTCGTCCATCACCTCAAGCGAGGGCAGATGCGAGGCGATGCGCTGGCGGGCGTACAGGATGCCGCCGACGGCCAGCGCCGAGACGCCGGCGAACACCCCCCAATACTCGGAGATGCCGCCCTGGCGAAACACCAGGGGCTCGAAGAACATCACGAAGCCCAGCACCCACAGCGGACCGAGCTTCCACAACGAGGTTTCCTGCGCATGGGCCTTGATGAGATAGGCAAAGCCCACCATCGCAGCGATGGCAAACGTGCCGTACCCGATGAAATTCGCGGGTACGTGCAGCTTCATCCACCAGCTTTGCAGCGACGGCACCAGCGGCTGGATTTCATAGGCGCCCTGCACCATGCTGTACCACAGCAGAAAAACCACGGCGGCACTGACCACCAGCATGGCGAAAGCGCCCATGCTGCGCGTCTTGTAGCGGTGCTCCAGGTACAGGTACAGCGTCGTGGTGAGCCACGAGAACAGCACGAACACTTCATACAGGTTGGACAGCGGAATATGACCGACGTCCGGGCCGACCAAATAGCTCTCAAACCAGCGCATCATGGTGCCCACGAGCGCCATGGTCACGCCGATCCAGGCCAGACGCGATGCGAAGAGCTGCGGGAAATTCGACTGCCAGCCACGGTCATTGCGAATCATCGCGCCGCCACCCGCAATGGCACCACCCGCTGTGACCTGCGCCGGACCGGTGAACATCCCGACCCAGTAGCTGGCCGTGCTGAGGAAGAACAGGAAGGCCATCCACATGATGGCGGTCTGACTGGAGAGGAAGAATTTGAGGACGAAGTCCTGCTCGCCGCGAGCCAATACCGGCACGCCGTTCGGTCCGTAGTACTGCCAGATGCCGAACAGGGACAAGGCGGCCACGGCGATCGCCAGGTTCTTGATCGCGGTCCAGCCCCAGCCAAGAAACAGCAATGCGGTCGTTGCGCCAAGGAAAATGAGCTTGACGTAATAGCCCATGTTCTGCCCGTACTGGCTCAGCACGGTCACGTCACCGGCCAAAATGAGCGCAAGGAAAATCCAGTCGTAAACCGACCGGCGCCGCAGGTAGGCCATCGGGCCGGTGTGCTTCACATCGTGAGGCGCCGGCTTGAGCCCTAACGTGTGGGATTTGCTCGTAAGTTCCATGGCGAAAGCCTTTCAGGTTTGATCCGGACCCGGCGATGCTGATGCCGGCGCTTGTGATCCTACGCCCAGGGTGGCGGTGCGCAGGGTTTCAAATTCTTTCTCGAAATCGAGCGTGCGGCGGTTGGTGCTCATGGCCATGAGGGTCCTGCTGCCCGAGGCGCCGCTGTCGCGCACGACAAACCATGCGCGGCGCTCGCGGATGTAGAGCATGGCGAACACGCCGAGGATGAGCAGGATGGCGCCCAGATACACGATGGTCTTGCCCGGTGCGCGCGCCACCTGGAAAATGCTCGCCTGAACCTGCTTGAAGTCCGTGGGTTGCAGGTACAGGGGCGCGGGGTAAAAGGTCGAATCCGACAGGGCCAGCACCGCGGCGTTGAAAAAGCGCGTGTTGGCAGGGCTGTCGACGGCCGCCGGCAGGCCCGCCTGAACCCGAGAGACCTGCCAGAGCTGCCACAGCGTGCCGTTGAGCACACGGATAAAGACATCCGATGCCTTGGCCAACTGATCCTTGGGCACGTTGCGCTCGAGGAACTCGGCCAATGCGGGCAGACCACCAGGCGCCTTCACGAGGGGCGCACCACTCTTGGGGTCGCGCGGGATGTCGCCGGCGAAGATGTCCAGCGTGCGCCCCGCCGTGTCCTTGAGCTGGTTGACCAGCGTGGGGGATGCGTCAGCCGGCAAGGAATCCTTCACATACGCATCCACGGCCTGCTGGCGGGCGGCCGGGTTGTCCAATGCCGCGCGAAACCGCATCCACCCGTCGATCGAGTCCTTGGAGTCGGCTGGCATGCGCAGGTAGTGATACGCACCACCGAGTTCGCTGCGCTCGCCGGCGAGAAACATCTTCATGCCATCGAGTTCG
This window contains:
- the ccsB gene encoding c-type cytochrome biogenesis protein CcsB codes for the protein MELTSKSHTLGLKPAPHDVKHTGPMAYLRRRSVYDWIFLALILAGDVTVLSQYGQNMGYYVKLIFLGATTALLFLGWGWTAIKNLAIAVAALSLFGIWQYYGPNGVPVLARGEQDFVLKFFLSSQTAIMWMAFLFFLSTASYWVGMFTGPAQVTAGGAIAGGGAMIRNDRGWQSNFPQLFASRLAWIGVTMALVGTMMRWFESYLVGPDVGHIPLSNLYEVFVLFSWLTTTLYLYLEHRYKTRSMGAFAMLVVSAAVVFLLWYSMVQGAYEIQPLVPSLQSWWMKLHVPANFIGYGTFAIAAMVGFAYLIKAHAQETSLWKLGPLWVLGFVMFFEPLVFRQGGISEYWGVFAGVSALAVGGILYARQRIASHLPSLEVMDDVIYKSIAIGFTFFTIATILGAMWAAEAWGGYWSWDPKETWALIVWLNYAAWLHMRLMKGLRGQVAAWWALTGLLVTTFAFLGVNMFLSGLHSYGKL
- the msrP gene encoding protein-methionine-sulfoxide reductase catalytic subunit MsrP; its protein translation is MNKRQDDGFEHGVPSEITPREVYHDRRRLLAMAGVGAAAAVAAVAAQRAHALPAEAARPGALPTLPATRNAAFSTSEPLTPYKDVTTYNNFYEFGTSKSDPAKYAGSLQTRPWTVVVEGAVHKPRTFGIEDLLKLAPMQERIYRHRCVEGWSMVIPWIGYPLATLLKAVEPTGNAKYVEYITLLNRAEMPGQNDPVLQWPYLEGLRMDEAMHPLTLLTFGLYGEVLPNQDGAPMRMVIPWKYGFKGGKSIVRIRLVEKQPVTSWMRAVPQWYGFYSNVNPDVSPQNWSQANERRIGQGAFGGLFAPRIPTQMFNGYGAQVASLYKGMNLTKDF